The Raphanus sativus cultivar WK10039 chromosome 6, ASM80110v3, whole genome shotgun sequence sequence TGATGATTATATTTCATGTTACTAAATGCACGTAGATGGCGTAATGCAATGTATTTTATTATGCTGGTTCACTGTTTATGTCTACTTTTTATTCATTATCTCGTTGGTATTGGTCCATGCGTTACCATTCCGTTAAATCGAAACGAACACCATGCCCGTTTCACACTGAGCCTTTACACGTTGCCTCATTTACGGCTTCACCAAAACGCCAGGAGACTAACGTGAGCAAAAATAGGCCCACATAATCCGTATTGGGCCTTTAGATTAATTGACGAAGCTACTAGATTAGAATATATACCAAGCTTAGTATAATACCACCAGATCCGATCGTTACAAGCCTTTAGATTAATTGACGTTTACATAAGTTGACCTTAACGACTTCGCCTACGAGTGACTTTCTCTTTGACCCTTCGGTCCACATCAGAGCAGCAAAATTAAACAACTGTATAACTGAAATCCTCTGGCACAACCAAACAACTTAGACCAAGAAACAATGATATCTTATTGaataatttcttattttttaagcTGTACTTTTAAGATCTTTTGATTTATTGCTAGATATATGTTTAACGAAAAACCGTTGTGAAGTCGTGACTAGAAAACTCAAGAACAAGATTTCAACTAAGGAGAACATTATAACCAACAAATACACCGAGTATATCTGTATATGCATGGAATACATGACATTCATGGAACCATACACATTCATCTGCATATATAGACACATATCTAGTACATGCAATTATGTCAATAGTCAAAACAAAATACGAACAAAAACGGATGAGGATTACGTACCGATATGAAGATAATAGTCGCGGAGACTCATGCTACTCTTCTTGAACCTTATTGTTCAATGTCTTTTCTTGTtaaggatattttttttttcatttcaaaacGATATGATATATTGATGGATATGTCTTCAGGATTTGTAATAAATATGCAAAGCTTAATTAGGTTAAAAGAAATGCAAGAATTGACCGGTAGCTCTGGCCATCCGTTGTGTGTTTCAACGGAAAGTTTGATCTTATTATTTAGagataaatcaaatcataaatgttataaaattttgttaggTAGCAACTCTGCCAACAAATAGTCTTCATCAGTTTAGTTATCTCATATGTGAACCTTTTTTCTCTCTTGAAAGCTATCGCCAACACACGTGTTGTTCTACTTATCacctttcttttttcttgtttacaAGTAAAAAcgatttcgtttttttttcctcttcaaaGAAACAATTTATCAGCTAAGTTCAGACCATATATGGTCTTTGGTTGTGGATAAAGAAGTTATTACACTAAATTGTATAAACTTGAAAGTTATTGATGAGGATAGGTCCTACCTATAGCTCACACTGTTGTTCATTCAACATTGTGGTGGAAGTGATGATAATATAACTATGGTGTCCCTACAATAATCTATCACCTGTTGAAACCTTTCCTCGTATCAAAAGATCTTAAGTATGTCCATTTTCTTGACACACCTCCTCATGGGAAGTGCAAGAAGGCCTATATAAAACCAGTGGGGTGCCAGTTGATGAGATCAAAAGAGATAAGACGACAAAAACGCATACGCAACATCATTGTCATGTATGTCCTAACATCATCCAAGGATCAAACATAAAGCAAAAGCATCAAGAGAACCGTATTAAAACTTGTCTAAACGAAGAAATAAAGCAAGAGGTTTCAACCTAGTTTGCAAACAAATATCTGATAAAGCCATAGCTAACAAACAAGACTGCTGCATAACAgatgagaagagagagaatcACTGGCTTGGAGAACGGTCTCCATTTCGTTCCCCACGAGGACTTGGGCTCCTGCTCTGCCTGGGGACAGGGCTCCTGGCTTGTTCAGGAGTGTAGCTCCTGTTTCTTCTGGGGCTCACGCTTCTTCTTGGGCTCCGGCTCCTGCTGTAGCTTTTCTTCACCTTCTCACGACTTCCACTGCGAGCCCTTGAGCCATTACGTGGTGGTGAACGAGAGTATGACCTCTCCTTCTCGTATCGTCTCTCCTGTGGTGAGACAGAcctgtaaaaacaaaaaaaagagttggATCTAAGAGAATTGTCTTTCATCCATCAGAGAACTGTAATGACGTTCTCAGCCAGGCGTACCTAGATTGATGTCTTTTAGGGGGAGGAGAGTTATAGTCACGGCTACGTGATCGTGTTCTGCCACCACGTCGAGGGGGAGGAGAACGAGAGTAGCGAGGAGGAGAGCGTCTTCTGTCATTGAATCTGTTGCTCCTACATGTATCAAAAAGTGTTACAAGCTTGAGATGTATATACATTACagaaatgttttaaaaaagagGAGGAAACTGAACTCACCTGCCACCTCGATCCCTTGTTCTCATCTCAGTTGGCTTCTTCCTATTCTCTTCTGCAAATACGACAGTCAGCTCACGACCAAGAAGAAGATAGCCTTCCATGTGATGTTTTGCCTCAGCAGCATCAGCAGGATCCACATATTGGATGAAACCAAATCCCCTTGGATCTCTGCAACAAACCCcaaaaaaagcaaaaacaatCTGAGACTATGAACCAAAAAGACAGTGACCAAGGAAGGTGTACTGCTATGACAAGAAACCGTTTGAACATTACAATCTCCTGCAATAGAAGCCATCATCATGATAAACATGAAAAAGCAAGAACTTGCCTCCATAACTTGAACATTTCAGTATAAAGATGGGACTTCTCCAAGACTTGATACATCTTGAAATTGAACTCAAACTCAAACTTCCTTCAAAACCTTCACTACCATAACATCTTCCAAAGAAACTCTAAATACTTCATTGGTCTCTTCAATTCTTTAGATTCACTGCTAAACCTCAACAACTTCAATAAACACACTTTAAGAGTGATCGAACATGGAACATTTCACTATATTCTTTCCCTACAATGACTAACAGACGTGGACTTCAGGGGTACTATTACTAAGGCTGAACACTCTTAAGTGTGCAGAAAAAACTTTTCAAAGCCCCCAAAAGGAAAAATCATGTAAAAAGGAGATTCATACATCAAGACAGTTAAGAAAATTCTCATAAATGAAAGAAATCATGAGCTGCAGATGTGAAGATGTAGGAAGCAATGAAGACAAACAGAATTCACAAAAGGTGGTTTAGGAAGTAAAGGAAAacgatttgaaaaaaaaaagacacgaTCTAGTTgaagtaaaagtaaaatatgAATTGGGTGTTTAAACATTTTAATGCCCTAACTACTGAGCATGCTCACCCGGTATAATAATCCCTTGGAAGGTAGATGTCCTTGACAGGACCAAACTGCTCAAATGGCCTCCTAAGGTCTTCTTGCCTGTAGACAAGAGAGAAGGGTAAGCACAAGTTAATAGTCAAGAAGAAAACAGAGTCAACCTATCTAAAAGCTGTTACATTCTACAAGCTTATTATATATTCCAACAAACCCTACATATCTATTAAACTACATTCTACATTAACTTTATTCTGTACATCCTTTTCAGACAAGCCTAAATCATGAAACTTACAAGGCCACAAAAAGTACAGTCCAGAGATAATGTCAGCGTCAGCGAGATGGGACAAGGCAATTAAAAGGAGTTACACATAAAGGAGTAAATAGTATAATACCTGCAATCATGACGAAGGTTGCGAACCAAAAGACTGGTCGGGAGATCCCTGTCACGACCTCCACCGTAACGGCCACCACCACGGGGGCTAGGGCTCCTGCCCCTCCTACCATAACCCCTCGGTGGTGACGGTGTGTAGCTCCTTCCCCTCATTGAGTCTAGTCTTCTATCCATCAAGCAACCAATATAAAACTCAGttagtgaaatataaaataaaataaaattatctaatAAACAATAAATCCAAACAAAGAACTCATTAATTACAGAACATTATAGATACTAATGTCATTACATATGCTTACTCAGCTAAAgatacaagtttttttttatcctcCACTTGAattggaattaacattataaagaTTCATCCTTTCAGCTAACATTCAACGAAGATTACAAATCTGAGATCAATTCGATAAATTGGGTCCAGAAAAAAACCGATAgaaatttgagttttttttaaatggtatCAGAGACGAGAGTCTGCGATTGCAATCGTTAATCTAcgataagaagaagaagcaggagAGGCTAAAGAGCATGCATCTTACCGAAGATTGAGAAAGTGTTGGACGAAACGACGAACGGCGAAGGAGAAAACAGAGAGGAA is a genomic window containing:
- the LOC130494347 gene encoding serine/arginine-rich SC35-like splicing factor SCL30A isoform X1, producing the protein MRGRSYTPSPPRGYGRRGRSPSPRGGGRYGGGRDRDLPTSLLVRNLRHDCRQEDLRRPFEQFGPVKDIYLPRDYYTGDPRGFGFIQYVDPADAAEAKHHMEGYLLLGRELTVVFAEENRKKPTEMRTRDRGGRSNRFNDRRRSPPRYSRSPPPRRGGRTRSRSRDYNSPPPKRHQSRSVSPQERRYEKERSYSRSPPRNGSRARSGSREKVKKSYSRSRSPRRSVSPRRNRSYTPEQARSPVPRQSRSPSPRGERNGDRSPSQ
- the LOC130494347 gene encoding serine/arginine-rich SC35-like splicing factor SCL30A isoform X2: MRGRSYTPSPPRGYGRRGRSPSPRGGGRYGGGRDRDLPTSLLVRNLRHDCRQEDLRRPFEQFGPVKDIYLPRDYYTGDPRGFGFIQYVDPADAAEAKHHMEGYLLLGRELTVVFAEENRKKPTEMRTRDRGGRFNDRRRSPPRYSRSPPPRRGGRTRSRSRDYNSPPPKRHQSRSVSPQERRYEKERSYSRSPPRNGSRARSGSREKVKKSYSRSRSPRRSVSPRRNRSYTPEQARSPVPRQSRSPSPRGERNGDRSPSQ